The following is a genomic window from Brevibacterium limosum.
GCTCAGCGAGGCTTCGAGCACGATCGCCTGGCTCATGATCAGCGTCGTGTTGACGATGATGACTCCCATGGCGTTGGGCAGCATGTGCTTGAACATGATCCGGAAGTCGCTCGCACCGGCCACGCGGGCCGAATCAACGAATTCGCGTTCGCGCAGAGACATGAAGTCACCGCGGACGAGTCGTGCGAGGCCGACCCAGAGGATACAGCCCAGTGCCACACCGAGCAGCGGTCCGTTCGCGCCGCCGACGAGGACGCCGAGGATCGAACCCACGACGATGACCGGCAGGATGACGAAACCGTCGGTGATGCGCATGAGGACCGAATCGACCCAACCGCGGTAGTATCCGGCGACTGCGCCGACGATCGTGCCGATGATCAGGCAGACGATGCCGATGATGAACATGACGACGAGCGAGATCTGCGTCCCCTTCATCACTCGGGCGAAGTTGTCACGACCGATCTCGTCCTGTCCGAAGGGGTGGTCACCCGGCGAGAAGAAGTTCGAGAACGACCAGGTCGGTGCTCCCCCGGGGTTCACCACGGGTCCCGAAGCGGTGTGGCTGAACTTCCACCAGCCGGGAATGCCCGCGAAACCCTGTGCGCTGAAGGCGAAGATCGCCACAAGCACGAGGACGACGATGCTGATCATCGCACCCTTGTGGCGGAGGAACTTGCGCAGGACGATCTTGCCCTGCGACAGGCCTTCGGTTTCCTTCGACTCGATCGCATTGTCCCCGACTTCGTCGAGAGCGAGAGCGTTCTGATTGTCGTTGTTGGTACTCATGCGTTCACTCGGATTCTCGGGTCGAGGACGGCGTAGAGGAAGTCCGCGACCAGGTTGGCGATGATGGCGAGCAGACCCGTGATCAGGATGTAGGCCATGACCGGGTCGAGCTCTGACTGTCGCATCGAGTCGATGAAGAGCTTGCCCATGCCGTTCCAGCCGAAGATCGTCTCCGTGATGACGGCGCCGCCGATCATCGTGATGATGTCGACGGGGATGACCGAGGCCAACGGCAGCAGCGCATTGCGCAGAGCGTGGCGCATGATCACCGTGCGCTCGTTGAGGCCCTTGGCTCGTGCAGTGCGGATGTAGTCCTGTCCCATGACCTCGAGCATCGAACCGCGTGTGTAGCGGGTGTAGGAGGCGAAGGAGATGAGGACCAGCGCGATCGACGGCAGCAGCAGGTGGGTGAATGAGTCGAGGTTCGTGATCCAGAAGTCTCCGTCGATGTTCGGTGCCGATGCGCCGATCGTCGCGATCGGGCGGTTGTTAATCGCCGGATCGTCCGAATACTCCTGCCAGCCCTGCAGCACGCGGTCGGCGAAGATGAGCACGGCCACGATGATGGCGGTGAAGCTCGTCGTCCGTGCGGTGTCCCAGGGGTCGGGGCCCCGGAACGCCAGGCCGACGCCGACGGCGATCGCGATAGTCACGATGAGGAGGCCGAACATCCACAGCCAGTTCATTCCGACGTAGTAGAAGAGGTTCATCAGGGGCCAGTAGAGCAGCGCGCCGATGACGACTGTGGTCAGCGAGGCATAGAGCACGCGACGGTTCTTCAGCCCCGTCGACAGATACGTCATGACGATGGCCGCGCCGGCGCCGATGACGACGACGCCGAGGAGGCCGATCGTCGGGTGCTGCATCCAGCCGCTGGCGAGGATGTAGTAGATGGTGCCGAAGGTGATGAGTGCGGCAGCTGCGAAGGTGATGGCTCGCCGTTTGGCGCTGCCGCCGAGCGCACCCATCCAGAACAGCCCCATGGCGACACAGCCGATGATGATCGGCCACCAGGATTCCAGGGTCGGATCGTTGATGAAGTTGTTGATGTCGATCGCGCCGTACTGCTTGAGCAGCACCGCAACCCAGAAGACGGGCAGCGAGTAGAGGAGGAACGAGACGAAGGTGATGAAGTAGTCGAAGCCCGAGTACTGGCGGATGGCCGAGATCATGCCGACGGCGATGCCGAGGATGATGGCCACGATCGTCGAGGCGGTGATGAGCTTGATCGTGTTGACGATAGCGCCCTGCAGCTGGTCGGTGACCTCTTGGCCGGACTTCCAGGCTATGCCGAAGTCACATTGGCCGATGGCGCAGCCGCCGACGCCTGCCAGCCACTTGAAGTAGCGGACGACTGCGGGGGTATCGAGGTCGAGGAGCCTTCGACGCGATTCGTAGAGGGCCTCGATGTTCGGTGAGGTGCTCGCACGCAGGTCCCAGAAGAAGTCCAGGGCGACGTTGAGGAGCAGGTAGAGGACGAAGGTGACGACGAGCAGCACGAGCGCTGTCGACAGCAATCGTCGGAGGATGAATCTGATCATGATGGGGGTTCCGTTTCAATCTTCCGAAAACGCCGCTGTGGGGACCACACAGTGATCCCCACAGAAGGCTTGGGTGGAGAAGAACCGATCGCGTCAGCCGCGGATCAGTTGACTTCCCACTCCCAGTAGTTCCAAAAAATTGTCGGCGAAACAGTAGTCGACTTGGCATTCTTCAGCTTGTCCCGGTAAATGACGAGCTCTGGATGCTGGAACAGCGGTGCGCCGAAAGCGTCCTCGGTCAGCTGCTTTTCCAACTCGGTGGACAGCTTCGCGTGCTCGGATTCGGGAGCTCCGACGATCTTGTCGAGAATTTTGTCCGTCTTCTTGTTCGAGTAGCCGCCGTAGTTGTTCTGAGCTCCGGTGCGGTAGTTCGCATCGGAATCAGTGATACCGGTCGACTCCGATTGCCAGCCGAACAACGAGACGTCGTAGGTACCGTCGCCGAGGCGGGTGCCCCAGTTGACATCGCCGACGTCCTTGATTTTGAAGCCGGCTTTCTCGGCTGATTCCTTGATCAGCTGGAACTCCTGCTGACGACGCGAGTTCGTGTTGTCGTACATGACGCGAACCGTCGGGCTGGAGACTCCGGCCTCCTTGAGCAGCTTCTTCGCACCGTCGACATCGACTTCCTTGAGGTCTTCCATACCGTTGCCCTTGACGATCTCGTCGTACATTGGGGAGCCGGGAACCTGATTGAAGGAGTCACGAGTGACGGCCTTGTCGTTGAGGGGCTTAATAATCTTGTCGACGATGTCCTGACGAGGGACGGTCTTGAGGAAGGCCTGACGAACCTTCTTCGCCTTGTCCTCGTCCCCGCCGTTGGCGGCCGGGTCGAAGGGTCCCTTGTTATCGAAAGTGAAGTCGACATGCTCATAGGTCGCACCATCGGCAGAATCGACGTTGACGCCGTCGATGTCTTCCGCGGCAGAGAGCACGTCCGCGGTCGCCTGCGGCTGGGTGAAGTCGACCTCGCCGTTCTCGATCGCCTGGACCATTGCCATCGGATCTCCGTTGTAACGGACGGTCACGGTGTTGACCTTCGGCTTGGTCGGGCCGGTGTACTTGTCATCGAGTTCGAGGGTGACGTACTGGCCCTCTTCGAACTTCGTCATCTTGTACGGGCCGTTATGGACGAGCAGGTCCTCGTCCTCCGGCATCGAGGTGAAGTCGAACCCCGTGTTCCAGGTGTTCGAGATCTTCGAGAGCTTCTCGGTGTCCTTGTCCTTGATGGCCTTGAGGATCGCTTCCTTGCCCTTCTCCGGGTCGTCGATCCCGAGAGCCTTCTTCGCAACAATATGGGAGGGAACGCCCACTCCGTTGGGCCCGATGCCGGCGAATCCGGTCTGCCAATCTGCGAACGGCTTGGAGAACTCGAAAGTGGCTTCCTTACCGTCGTCAGAGATCTCGGGGAAGTCCTTGACGAGTTTAGGGCCGATAGACGCCGAGTCGAAATAGACCGTCTTCGCGTCGTTCTCCTTCACCGATCCGTCGTCTTTGTTGTTCGATTCGACGGTGTTGAAGTTCGACGACGTGGCCGCCCAGGTCAGAGCGAGGTCCGCTGCGTCGACAGGGGTGCCGTCCGACCACTTGGCATCGTCGTTGAAGGTGTACTTGATCTTCAACGGGTCGTCTGAAACCTTCTCGAGCTTGCCAAGCGCGCCGTCCTGGACCTCGAGGTTGTCGTCGTAGTAGCCGAAGTTGTCATTCATCATGTAGGTGAGAATGGCGTTCGACACAGCGTTGCCGTTGGCAGTCTGTGTGTTCATCGATCGGAACGATTCGTTCCAACCGATGTTCAGCTGGGAGTTCTTCGACGATTCACTGTCGTCGCCTCCGCCAGGGGGTGTGCAGGCGGTGAGCACCATTGCAGCGGCAGCCACAGAGGCACCGGCCGCGAGGAAGCGCTTGTTCACGTTCTCTCCTTGTTGTTCTAGGGCGAGTCACCCTCGTTCTTGCACCCCGAAACCGGAGTGCATTCCGGTCACGTGCAGCGGATCGGCAGAGACCGAAGCGCATGTGACCGCGTTCATGTTTTTCACATGGAATGCATCAAAGTTAATTCACCGGAGACTGTGACCGAGTCCACATAATGAGCAAAATTCCGAATCGTTACCGTTTCGAAACCAAGGGAACGGACAAGTTTTGCCCAGTCTCAATGGATAGGATGAACAGGTGGCTGACAGTGAGATAGATCGCAATGAGACCGAGCCCACCGTCGTGCGGACGACGAGCTCGACGGCTCTGTTCTTCATCGTCGGAGGGCTCTGTGCCTTCGGTGTGCTCTCGATCGTGTTCGGCGATTTCACGCTGCGCGGACTCGCCGCAGCAGGCATTCCGCTGGCTGTCGGCACCTTGGTCTTCGTCTTCTACCGATATCCCCGTGTCGAGCTGCACCGACGGCAGATCGTCTTGGTCAATCCCCTGCAGACCGTGACGATCCCGTGGAACCTCGTCGACGGCTTCGAGACCCACTTCGGTCTCAGTGTGCGCACTCATGCGAAGAAGTTCGCCTCATGGCCGCTGGCCGGCAAGGGCAAGAAGTGGGAGAAGGACGAGCACGGCATCCGCCGGCTCGTCGAGAATCCGAACCCGGCGGTCGATACCGTGCTCGAACGCTATTCGGCTCTCAGCGACGAAGAGCTGGCCAATCCAGGCGGGCAGCGCATCGTCGAGACGAGATGGAACATCGGCATCATCGCCGTGGGGCTCCTCGCCATCGCGTGGGCGCTCATCGGCTTCGCCGCACTGCCGAGCTGAGGAGCTCGCTGAAAGCTCGACTTCGCCCAGCGCCGGGGCAGGGCCGCGGTCACCAGCCGCGTTCGCGCCACTCCCCCAGTTTCGGGCGCTCGTCACCCAGAGTCGTCGAATCCCCGTGCCCGGGCAGCACGAGAGTCTCGTCCGGAAGCTCACCGAAGACCCGATCCTCGAGGTCGTCCATGAGAGATGTGAAGTCCTCGGCCGACCAGGTCTTGCCCGGCCCACCCGGGAACAGCGAATCGCCGGAGAACAGGATGGTCTTGCCCCCGTCGCGCAGAAGCAGCGCTGTCGAGCCGGGAGTGTGTCCGCGCAGCTCGATGGCTTGGAGGACGAATCCGCCGAAGTCCCCGACGTCGAGGTGATCGACGGAATGCGCGATCTCGACGCCTTCCGCCTCGGTGATGGCGGCCGCGTCTGCGGCTCCGGCGATGGTCATCGCCTCCGGATAGTTCGCCGAGGTGGCCGGCAGCGCCCGGATATGATCCCAGTGCCGGTGGGTGGTGATGATCGCCCGCAGCGTCGGTTCGGCTTCGGTGTCCTGGGCACCTGAGCCGATGAGCTCGGCGATCGCCTCGGCGTCATCGGCGGCGTCGATGAGCACCTGAGAGCCGGTCTCCCTGCCCGTGAGCAGGTAGACGTTGTTCGCCATCTCGGAGACCGCGATAGAGCGGATGACGACATGCTCGGTTTCGATCGTGTTCATTTCCAAACTCCTCAATCTGTACTGACTCTGCTCAATCTGTTCGAGACCGGGTCACCAGGCGCCGCGCGTGTACTGCGGTGGGTAGGGTCCGGGTTCGACGCCGAGCACATGGGCGGCACGCTGTGGCCATGAGGGTTCGCGCAGAGCGGCTCGGGCCATGAAGATCGCATCGGCCTGCCCCGTGCTGAGGATGGTCTCGGCCTGCTTCGGATCGGTGATGAGTCCGACGGCGCCGGTCGGCACGCCCTCGGCGCGGATCGCGGCGGCCATCGACACCTGGTATCCGGGACCGATGGGGATCCGCACCGGATAGTTGCCGCCCGAGGAGACGTCGATGAGGTCGACTCCGGCTTCGGACAGCGCACGACCGACCTCGGCGGCTTCGGCGATGTCGAATCCGCCGTCGGTCCATTCGCTGGCCGAGATGCGCACGAACACCGGCAAATCCTCGCTGACCTCGGCGCGCACGGCCGCATAGACCTCATGGAGCAGTCGGGACCGGCCGGCGAGATCGCCGCCGTATTCGTCGCTGCGCTGGTTCGACAGCGGTGACAGGAAGGAATGGAGCAGATAGCCGTGGGCCGAGTGGAGTTCGACGAGGTCGAACCCGGCGTCGATCGCACGGCGGGCAGCAGCTGCGAAGGCGGCGACCACCTCGGCGATATCGTCTTTCGTCATCTCCACGGGCTCGGCCAGCTGCGGATAGGCGATGGAGCTGGCGCCGAGTGTCGGCCATCCGCCCTCGGACTCGGGGACGCTGCCCTTCGGTTCACCGGTGAAAGGACGATAGGTGCTGGCCTTGCGGCCGGCATGGGCGAGCTGAATGCCGATGATGCTGCCCTGGGAGTGGACGAAGTCGACGACGGCCGACCATGACTCTGCCTGGTCGTCGTTCCAGATTCCGGCGTCCTGTGGTGAGATTCGACCTTCGGGGACGACGGCGGAGGCTTCGGTGAGGATGAGCCCGAATCCGCCCTGCGCCCGGGCACCGAGGTGCACGAGATGCCAGGGGCCGGGCATTCCGTCTTCGGCTTCGCAGGAATACTGGCACATCGGTGCCAGCCAGATGCGATTGGGGATCTCGGTTCCGCGCAGTGTCAGCGGTTCGAACAGCTCAGTCATGACATCAGTCTGCCAGTTCCGCTCGACCTCACACAGCGATCCCGAATACCGGAACGGCGAGCAGATACACCGTGGCGGTGACGAGCACGATGCCGATGACGTTGAGCCACAGCCCGCCCTTGACCATCTGAGCCACGGTGACATAACCGGAACCGAAGGCGACCGCGTTCGGCGGGGTGGCGACCGGCAGCATGAACGCGCAGGTCGCGGCCAAGGCGACGGGAATCGTCAGCAGCAGGGGGTCGAGGTCGAGGCCCATCGCCACTCCCCCGACGACGGGAACGAACGTCGCCGCTGTCGCGGTGTTCGAGGTCAGCTCTGTGAGGAAGAGGATGATGGCCGCGAAGATCGCCACGACGAGCACTGTGGGCAGAACCCCGAGACCGCTGGTGGTCTTGCCGATCCATTCGGTCAGTCCCGAGTCCGAGAACTGTGCGGACAGAGCGAGTCCGCCGCCGAAGAGCAGGAGGACCCCCCAAGGCAGCTTCTCCGCCGTCTCCCAGTCGAGGAGCCGAACTCCCCGGTTTGCTCCACCCGGGATGAGGAAGAGGAGGAGACCCACGGCCATGGCGATGCCTTCGTCGCTGATCGGCGGTTCCTCGAAGATCAGCGGCAGAGAGATCCAGCTGACGGCGGCGAGGACGAACATCGCGAGCACGAGCTTCTCACCGGTGGACATAGGACCGAGTTTGGCCAGTTCATCGCGGATGAGCTCACGTCCGCCGGGGATCCTGTCGATCTCCGGTTTGAACAGCACCTTGACCAGCAGGAACCAGGCGATGGCCATCATCACCACCGACAACGGCACGCCGACGATCATCCACTGACCGAAGCCGATGGAGATGTCGTAGCTGTCTTTGAGGAAGCCGATGAGGAAGAGGTTGGGAGGAGTGCCGATGATGGTGCCCAGCGACCCGATCGACGCGGAGTAGGCGATGCCGAGCATGAGCGCGGTGCCGAAATTCGATTTCACAACCGCGCCGATGCCGGTGTCATCGCCGCCGTCGCTCGGGCTGTCGGCAGCACCGTCGCCGTCGGTCGGCCTGTCGGCAGCACCGCCGGCGTCTTCGGTTCCGGCCCCGTCCGGATCCGCAGCTTCGTTGAGGGCCGTGCCCACGACCTTCGACACGATCATGAGCACCGACATGCCGATCGGCAGCATCATCACTGCGGTCGCCGTGTTCGACACCCACATCGAGATGAATCCGGTGGCGATCATGAAGCCGGCGATCATCGGTCCGGGCCGGTCGCCCATGATGCTCAGAGTCACAAGTGCGATGCGACGGTGCAGATTCCACCGCTGCATCGCCAGGGCGATGAGGAAGCCGCCGAGGAAGAGGAAGATGATCGGGTTCCCGTAGGAGGCCCCGACGGTCTCCATCTCGACGTCGGTGCCAAGCACGGGAAATGCCACAAGCGGGACGAGGGACGTCGCAGCGATCGGCAGCGCTTCCGTCATCCACCAGGCCGCCATGAGCACAGCGACCGCGGCAGTCAGTTTGGCGGCATGCCCGACGTCGGCGGGCATGATCGCGTAGATCAGGGTGGAGAAGATTAGGCCGAGCAGGAACCCGGTCCACCGGATTCTCAGCGTGGTGCGGCTGACGCCGGGTTCTCGTTCCCCCGGAGAGCGCAGATCGATCTCGGTGGATGTGAACTCAGTGGAATTCCGGCGCGGGGACATTCTCACTCCTCATCGAGCAGGTTTGTCTGTGCTTTCGCCCAGCCTACTCCAGAAGTGGTCTCCCGAGGGTGGGAACCGGCCCCTGCGCGTGGGTCCGACGGTTGCTACAGCTGGCCGCAGAACTCCAGGATGTGGTCGACGACGATCTCGGGGTGTTCGACCATCAGCAGGTGTGCGGAGTCCGGGATCGTGACGAAGTGCGCGCCCTCGATCTGCTGGGCCATCTCCGTCATCGCCTCCGGAGTGCAGCCGGGGTCCTGGGCGCCGGCCATGACCAGCGTCGGGGTGCTGATCGAACCGAGCTTCCCGCTCACGTCGTAGGTCTTCAGCGCCGAGGCGGCCGCGATATAGGCCTCATCCTCGATCAGGGCGAGGTCGGTCAGGATGAGGTGGCCGGTGGCGATGTCCTCGCCGAGGAATCCGGCGGCGAACCACCGATCGGCGGTGTCATCGACGACGCTCCGGGTGCCGTCGGCGCGGATTTCGGCGATGCGTTCGTCCCAGGACTCCGGGGTGCCGAACTTCTCGGCTGTCGCGCAGGCGACGAGGCCGGTCAGCACGTCGGGATGATTGAGCGCCAGGGTCAGGCCGACGGCGCCCGAGATCGAGACTCCGCAGTACGCGAAGGACTCCACCCCGAGCTCGGCGAGGGACTCGACGAGGCCGGAGGCCAGCTGTTCGATCGTCAGCGGTGCGGACGCCTCGGCGAGGGATTCACCGGTGGAGACGGTGTGTCCGGGAAGGTCGGTGAGGTAGACCTGATAGTCGTCGGCCAAGCGTGCGGCCACGGACGTCCATAAGGGCATCCGGGTGCCCAGAGCGTTGCCGAAGACGAGGACGGGAGAACCGGGATTGTCATTGAAGGCACGGACGGCGATGCGCATTGAGGCTCCTTGAGAACTTGAGGTGCGACGGAGATTCGACTGGATGCGACGGGAGTCGACGAGCTGGATTCGACGGGGAAGCTGTGTCCGGATCGGTCAGGAGTCTGTCGTTGAAAGCCTACCGCCGGAGAACTCGAGATAACAGCTCGGGCACAGTGATTCGTAGGTCACGGAATTGCCGTCGATGGCGACCTGATCGCCGGCGAAGATGAACTGTCCGTCGACGAGGCGGCCGTTGAACATGGCCTTGCGACCGCAGCGGCAGATCGTCTTGAGCTCTTCGAGGGTGTGCGCGATCTCGAGCAGCCGGGCCGATCCGGGGAATGCCTTCGTCTGGAAGTCCGTGCGGATTCCGTAGCACATCACCGGCACCGAGGTTGCGGTGGCGATGCGCATGAGCGAATCCACTTGGACGGGGCTGAGGAACTGCGCTTCGTCGATGAGCAGGCACGCGACCGGGACCTTCGGGGCGTCGATGGACTCGATGAGGGCATCGTGGTCGACATAGTCCGCATGTTCGGCGTAGATCGTCTCGACGTCGCCGTCGGCGGGGATGACGAAGTCGACCTCGCGGGTGACTCCCAACCGGGACACGATCAGCGATGCGCCCTTGGTGTCGATGAGGGGTTTGGCCAGCAGAACCCGCTGACCGCGCTCCTCATAGTTGAAGGCCGCCTGCAGCAGAGCGGTCGACTTGCCGGAATTCATCGCTCCGTACCGGAAGTAGAGTTTGGCCACTGTCGTCCTCTTTCTGTTGTCCGTGCCGACACAGAAGACTACCGGGTGCGAACGACAGGTGTGAGCACCGTCATCGGCCTGAACCGACTGCTGAAATGGCCCAGAAGGTAGGATGGAGGGCGATAAACCCCAAGAAGATGCGGAGTGGTCCTTAACTATGGCTAAAATCATTTACACGCGCACGGATGAAGCGCCGCTTCTGGCGACGTATTCGCTCAAACCCATCATCGAAGCCTTCGCCACGTCGGCCGGTGTCGAGGTTGAGACTCGAGACATCTCTCTCGCCGCACGCGTGCTGGCCCAGTTCAGCGATCGCCTGCCCGAAGACCAGCAGGTCGGCGACGCCCTGGCCGAGCTGGGCGCACTCGCCCAGACTCCTGATGCCAACATCATCAAGCTGCCCAACATCTCCGCTTCCGTCCCGCAGCTGAAGGCGACGATCGCCGAGCTCCAGTCCCAGGGCTACGATCTGCCCGACTACCCGGAAGAGCCCTCCACCGATGAGGAGAAGGACGTCCGGGCCCGCTATGACAAGGTCAAGGGTTCGGCCGTCAACCCGGTGCTGCGTGAGGGCAACTCCGACCGTCGCGCTCCGCAGGCGGTGAAGAACTTCGCCAAGGCCCACCCTCATTCGATGGGCGAATGGACCCAGGACTCGAAGACCCGCGTCGCCACCATGGGCTCGGGCGATTTCCGCGACAACGAGAAGTCCGTGATCATCGACGCCGATGACACCCTGACCATCCGCCTGCGCACCGCAGCCGGCGAGACGACCGTGCTCAAGGAGTCCCTGCCCGTCCTCGCCGGCGAGATCGTCGATTCGACGAAGATGAACGCCGCCGCCCTCGACGAGTTCGTCAAGGATCAGATCGCCGCGGCCAAGGCCGACGGCGTCCTCTTCTCCGTCCATCTCAAGGCCACGATGATGAAGGTCTCCGACCCCATCCTCTTCGGCAAGGTCATCGAGGCCTTCTTCCCCGACGTCTTCGCCGAATACGGTGACGTCCTCGCCGAGGCGGGACTGACCTCCGACAACGGGCTGGCCGCCATCCTCGCCGGACTCGACACCCTGCCCGCCGATGCGGCCGCCGGGATCAAGGCCGGAATCGAGAAGGGCCTGGCCGAGGGGCCCGACCTGGCCATGGTCAACTCACACAAGGGCATCACGAACCTCCACGTGCCCTCCGACGTCATCGTCGACGCCTCCATGCCCGCGATGATCCGCGTCGGCGGCAAGATGTGGAACAAGGACGACCAGACCCAGGACACCCTGGCCGTCATCCCCGATTCCTCCTACGCCGGCGTCTACCAGACCGTCATCGAGGACTGCCAGGCCAAGGGCGCCTTCGACCCGCGGACCATGGGCACCGTGCCCAACGTCGGACTCATGGCGCAGAAGGCCGAAGAGTACGGCAGCCACGACAAGACCTTCGAGATCCCGGAAGCCGGAACCGTCGAGGTCGTCGACTCCGCAGGCGATGTGCTCATGAGCCACGACGTCGCCGCCGGTGACATCTGGCGTGCCTGCCAGACCAAGGACATCCCCGTCCGCGACTGGGTCAAGCTCGCTGTCACCCGCGCCCGCCTGTCGGAGACCCCGGCCGTGTTCTGGCTCGATGAGACCCGCGCCCACGACCGCAACATCAAGGCGAAGGTCGAGGAGTACCTCAAGAACCACGATACCGAGGGCCTGGACATCCGCATCATGAACCCGGTCGAGGCCACTCAGTTCTCCATCGACCGCATCCGTGAGGGCAAGGACACCATCTCGGTGACCGGCAACGTGCTCCGTGACTACAACACGGACCTGTTCCCGATCCTCGAGCTCGGCACCTCGGCGAAGATGCTCTCCGTGGTTCCGCTCATCGCAGGCGGCGGACTGTTCGAGACAGGTGCCGGCGGCTCGGCTCCGAAGCACGTCCAGCAGCTCATCGAAGAGAACCACCTGCGGTGGGACTCCCTCGGAGAGTTCCTCGCCCTGGCCGAGTCCTTCCGCCACGAATTCAACGTCCACGGAAACGAGCGGGCCGGTGTGCTGGCCGACACCCTCGATGCCGCAACGGGCAGATTCCTCGAAGAGAACAAGTCGCCGTCGCGCAAGGTCGGCGAGATCGACAACCGCGGCAGCCACTTCTACCTCACCACCTACTGGGCACAGCAGCTGGCCGAGCAGACCTCCGACGAGGCACTGGCCGAGGCCATCGCTCCCGTGGCGAAGGCGCTGGCCGAGAAGGAGGACGCCATCGTGGCCGAGCTCCTCGAGGTCCAGGGCAGCCCGGTCGACCTGGGTGGCTACTACTACCCGAACGACGCGAAGACCGAAGCCGCCATGCGGCCTTCGGCCACGCTCAACGAGATCATCTCCTCGCTGAGCAAGACTGTCTGATCGACTGATCGACACCATCTGAGAAAGAGTCCCGGCAGACCCTGCCGGGACTCTTTCTCTACCCTCATGCGCCCCATCAGCGGTTATGATGGGGCGCATGAGTACTCAAGACCCGCGTGGCGATTCGCAGACGCCCGAAGAGCTCCTGGCCGAAACCGATTCAGTGCTCGGCAGCGATACTCCCGCGACGGGCGAGACCGCCGCTGCGGACAAGACCCGGGAGATATCCCCCCAAGGAACTCATGAGCAGACTCAGCCTCCGGCAGGACACACCGGTGAGCTGCCGTCGACGAAGACCGGTTCCGGAATGTCGGCGGGCATGTGGGTCTCCCTCATCCTCGGCGCCGTCATCGTCGTCCTCCTGCTCATCTTCATTCTGCAGAACAATGTCCCGGCCGAGTTCAAGTACTTCGGCTGGCAGTTCGAACTGCCCCTGGGCGTGGCGATGCTCTTCGCTGCGATCGGCGGCATCCTCATCGCCGGAATCATCGGTTCGGTGCGGATCTTCGTTCTGGGACGCAAGCTGAAGAAGATCAACAAGGCCCTGGGCCGCTGATCGATGGCGCACCACCCCAGCTTCACCGAACTGCCCACCGAACTGCCTGTCACTCTCATCCTCGCCGATACCTCGGCTGAGGCGGCGTGGGCGCGCGACGACGATTCCGCGCTCACCGAGCAGGAACACAATTATGCTGAGGAATTCGACGCCGAGGCGGCTCTCACCTGGTCGGCCGGTCGTGTCGTCCTTCGCCATGTGCTCGGAGCGCATCTCGACCAGGATCCCGCTGCGATCGAGATCCGCCTCGATTCGGCAGGCAAACCACGCCACGACGAGTGCGAGTTCTCGGTGTCCCGGTCTCGTCGCCTCGTCCTCGTCGCCG
Proteins encoded in this region:
- a CDS encoding NADH:flavin oxidoreductase/NADH oxidase, whose translation is MTELFEPLTLRGTEIPNRIWLAPMCQYSCEAEDGMPGPWHLVHLGARAQGGFGLILTEASAVVPEGRISPQDAGIWNDDQAESWSAVVDFVHSQGSIIGIQLAHAGRKASTYRPFTGEPKGSVPESEGGWPTLGASSIAYPQLAEPVEMTKDDIAEVVAAFAAAARRAIDAGFDLVELHSAHGYLLHSFLSPLSNQRSDEYGGDLAGRSRLLHEVYAAVRAEVSEDLPVFVRISASEWTDGGFDIAEAAEVGRALSEAGVDLIDVSSGGNYPVRIPIGPGYQVSMAAAIRAEGVPTGAVGLITDPKQAETILSTGQADAIFMARAALREPSWPQRAAHVLGVEPGPYPPQYTRGAW
- a CDS encoding MBL fold metallo-hydrolase → MNTIETEHVVIRSIAVSEMANNVYLLTGRETGSQVLIDAADDAEAIAELIGSGAQDTEAEPTLRAIITTHRHWDHIRALPATSANYPEAMTIAGAADAAAITEAEGVEIAHSVDHLDVGDFGGFVLQAIELRGHTPGSTALLLRDGGKTILFSGDSLFPGGPGKTWSAEDFTSLMDDLEDRVFGELPDETLVLPGHGDSTTLGDERPKLGEWRERGW
- a CDS encoding ABC transporter permease; this translates as MSTNNDNQNALALDEVGDNAIESKETEGLSQGKIVLRKFLRHKGAMISIVVLVLVAIFAFSAQGFAGIPGWWKFSHTASGPVVNPGGAPTWSFSNFFSPGDHPFGQDEIGRDNFARVMKGTQISLVVMFIIGIVCLIIGTIVGAVAGYYRGWVDSVLMRITDGFVILPVIVVGSILGVLVGGANGPLLGVALGCILWVGLARLVRGDFMSLREREFVDSARVAGASDFRIMFKHMLPNAMGVIIVNTTLIMSQAIVLEASLSYLGFGIKPPGISLGQLISEYQTSFATRPWLFWWPGLFIIVIALCVNFIGDGLRDAFDPRMKTIPSWRKMKKAERMAQKGAK
- a CDS encoding ABC transporter permease, translating into MIRFILRRLLSTALVLLVVTFVLYLLLNVALDFFWDLRASTSPNIEALYESRRRLLDLDTPAVVRYFKWLAGVGGCAIGQCDFGIAWKSGQEVTDQLQGAIVNTIKLITASTIVAIILGIAVGMISAIRQYSGFDYFITFVSFLLYSLPVFWVAVLLKQYGAIDINNFINDPTLESWWPIIIGCVAMGLFWMGALGGSAKRRAITFAAAALITFGTIYYILASGWMQHPTIGLLGVVVIGAGAAIVMTYLSTGLKNRRVLYASLTTVVIGALLYWPLMNLFYYVGMNWLWMFGLLIVTIAIAVGVGLAFRGPDPWDTARTTSFTAIIVAVLIFADRVLQGWQEYSDDPAINNRPIATIGASAPNIDGDFWITNLDSFTHLLLPSIALVLISFASYTRYTRGSMLEVMGQDYIRTARAKGLNERTVIMRHALRNALLPLASVIPVDIITMIGGAVITETIFGWNGMGKLFIDSMRQSELDPVMAYILITGLLAIIANLVADFLYAVLDPRIRVNA
- a CDS encoding ABC transporter family substrate-binding protein encodes the protein MNKRFLAAGASVAAAAMVLTACTPPGGGDDSESSKNSQLNIGWNESFRSMNTQTANGNAVSNAILTYMMNDNFGYYDDNLEVQDGALGKLEKVSDDPLKIKYTFNDDAKWSDGTPVDAADLALTWAATSSNFNTVESNNKDDGSVKENDAKTVYFDSASIGPKLVKDFPEISDDGKEATFEFSKPFADWQTGFAGIGPNGVGVPSHIVAKKALGIDDPEKGKEAILKAIKDKDTEKLSKISNTWNTGFDFTSMPEDEDLLVHNGPYKMTKFEEGQYVTLELDDKYTGPTKPKVNTVTVRYNGDPMAMVQAIENGEVDFTQPQATADVLSAAEDIDGVNVDSADGATYEHVDFTFDNKGPFDPAANGGDEDKAKKVRQAFLKTVPRQDIVDKIIKPLNDKAVTRDSFNQVPGSPMYDEIVKGNGMEDLKEVDVDGAKKLLKEAGVSSPTVRVMYDNTNSRRQQEFQLIKESAEKAGFKIKDVGDVNWGTRLGDGTYDVSLFGWQSESTGITDSDANYRTGAQNNYGGYSNKKTDKILDKIVGAPESEHAKLSTELEKQLTEDAFGAPLFQHPELVIYRDKLKNAKSTTVSPTIFWNYWEWEVN